From Triticum aestivum cultivar Chinese Spring chromosome 4A, IWGSC CS RefSeq v2.1, whole genome shotgun sequence, a single genomic window includes:
- the LOC123082520 gene encoding uncharacterized protein — MSRRRCSPATAPPLEDEDLLQEILLRLPPQPSSLPRASAVCKRWRSILSDPQFVQRFRKHHGKPPLIGFFNQSYTVVCDFNPILEAPDRVHANRLSVPKRHSSMGKWRFMGCRNGLAVLINGGRREAVMWDPLTGQQHRVPFPPGLHDGPMGSFYDWHAAVLCANAEDGHVHGDCIRGPFKLVLICNRYEQASVSLYDSTSHAWGDIFSMVIENRIHWTRCSILVGNVLCWSICGGDALVFDIEMQSLAVIGKPADNAISDWSFQHLRMEDGALGLAVLSGLTVQLWVRKLNCDGVVGWVLLHKNNPLKGLLPSTKPLVFIVGYDEDTNAIVLSTAIGNFMLQLDSGQIKHIIKRNDMCIDMVYPYHNFYTAGRGVGWKWVELEL; from the coding sequence ATGAGCCGCCGCCGTTGCTCGCCGGCGACGGCACCTCCACTGGAAGACGAGGACCTTCTCCAGGAgatcctcctgcgcctccctcctcAGCCATCCTCCCTCCCACGTGCGTCCGCAGTATGCAAGCGCTGGCGCAGCATCCTATCTGACCCCCAATTCGTCCAACGCTTCCGCAAACACCACGGGAAACCCCCGCTAATCGGCTTCTTCAACCAAAGTTATACCGTAGTCTGCGACTTCAATCCCATCCTGGAAGCGCCTGACCGTGTCCATGCCAATCGTCTCTCGGTGCCAAAGAGACACAGCTCCATGGGGAAGTGGCGTTTCATGGGCTGCCGCAACGGCCTTGCCGTCCTGATCAACGGGGGTCGGCGTGAGGCCGTCATGTGGGATCCTCTCACCGGCCAGCAACATCGCGTGCCTTTTCCACCAGGGCTTCACGACGGTCCAATGGGTAGTTTCTATGACTGGCATGCCGCGGTGCTTTGTGCTAATGCCGAAGATGGGCACGTGCACGGAGATTGCATCAGGGGGCCGTTTAAATTGGTCTTGATCTGCAACAGATACGAGCAGGCATCCGTTTCTCTCTATGACTCCACATCTCATGCTTGGGGAGATATTTTCTCGATGGTGATAGAAAATAGAATTCATTGGACAAGGTGCAGCATCCTTGTCGGAAATGTGCTTTGCTGGTCAATTTGTGGAGGTGATGCCCTTGTGTTTGATATTGAAATGCAGAGTCTTGCTGTGATTGGGAAGCCGGCAGACAACGCTATCAGTGACTGGTCTTTTCAGCACTTACGGATGGAGGATGGTGCACTAGGCCTCGCTGTTTTGTCGGGACTGACCGTCCAATTATGGGTGAGGAAACTTAACTGTGACGGTGTTGTCGGATGGGTGTTGCTGCACAAAAACAATCCTTTGAAGGGGTTGCTTCCAAGCACAAAGCCTTTGGTATTTATCGTGGGGTATGATGAGGACACAAATGCGATTGTTCTGTCTACGGCGATTGGTAACTTCATGCTCCAACTTGACTCAGGGCAGATCAAACATATCATTAAAAGAAATGACATGTGTATCGACATGGTTTATCCCTACCATAATTTCTACACTGCAG